The DNA segment GTGGGCTACACCTTTGTCCACGAGGGCTGGGCCTTTACTGTCGAGGAAGCCGACGAGCGCCGCGTCAGCCGCGTGCGGGCCGAACGCACCGACGAATCCAGCCAACTCATTCTGTCTGAAGAGGGTGAAGTGTGACCACAACAGATTCAAACGCCCTGGGCCTGACCCCGGACCCGGAACTGCTGGCCGCCGCGAAAGCCGCCTTTGCAAAGGCCTACGCCCCCTACAGCAAATTCCATGTCGGCTCGGCGCTGCGGACTCCAGATGGGCAGGTCTTCATGGGCGCGAACGTGGAGAACGCCAGCTACGGCCTGGGCCGCTGCGCCGAGCAGTCGGCGGTGCAGGCGATGGCGACGGCGGGCGCGCGGACCTTCACCGATCTGGTGGTCTACGCCGATTCCAGCCCGCCCGCCAGCCCGTGTGGCGCGTGCCGTCAGGTGCTGTACGAATTTGCCCCCGACGCCCGCGTGGTCTGCGTGAATGCTGAGGGCGAAGTGCTGAGCGGTCTGGTGCGCGACTTCCTGCCCCACGGCTTCCGGCTGGAAGAACGCGAGGACGGGCATGAGGTGGGAACGGAGTAAAGACCTCTCATCACCCAACCCTCTCTCCACAACCCTCTTCCCAGCGGAGAGGGTTTTTTTGCCTCTAGCGCTCCAGCTCCTCCAGACGCTTGTCCAGCAGCGCCGCCTTGCCCAGCGCGTTCCATTCGTCCGGCCCCTCCAGCAGCGGCTCCAGCCCGCGCAGGTAGGCTGCCTGGGCGATCAGGTAGGCACTCAGGGGCGTGGTCAGGAACTGAAACAGGAGGACCGCCGCCAGCCGGGTCAGCGCCTCGGTCTGGGCAAATTCCAGCCCCACGCCAATGAAGATACCCGCCGAACCCAGCGTGATCAGTTTGCTGCTGGCGTGCAGGCGCGAATACAGATCAGGAAAGCGCACCAGCCCAATGGCCGCCGTCAGCACGAAAAAGGCCCCCAGCAGAATGGGAATATCGCGGGCGGCATTGAAGTCGTTCATGGCTGGCCCCCTGGATCAGTTCTC comes from the Deinococcus sp. AJ005 genome and includes:
- the cdd gene encoding cytidine deaminase, with amino-acid sequence MTTTDSNALGLTPDPELLAAAKAAFAKAYAPYSKFHVGSALRTPDGQVFMGANVENASYGLGRCAEQSAVQAMATAGARTFTDLVVYADSSPPASPCGACRQVLYEFAPDARVVCVNAEGEVLSGLVRDFLPHGFRLEEREDGHEVGTE
- the mnhG gene encoding monovalent cation/H(+) antiporter subunit G, with protein sequence MNDFNAARDIPILLGAFFVLTAAIGLVRFPDLYSRLHASSKLITLGSAGIFIGVGLEFAQTEALTRLAAVLLFQFLTTPLSAYLIAQAAYLRGLEPLLEGPDEWNALGKAALLDKRLEELER